A genomic segment from Pistricoccus aurantiacus encodes:
- the dnaE gene encoding DNA polymerase III subunit alpha, which translates to MSFVHLRVHTEYSLVDGLVRLKPLVKRSAALGLPALAVTDETNLFGLVKAYKAAQGTGLKPVIGADFWLDNPGDEGRPYRLTLLAMDNQGYRNLTELISRCWMEGQRLGRALLKKEWVFAQSEGLIALSGGREGEIGRHLLTDHQAQARTLLEEWRDHFSGRFYLELIRTGRPEEEDCLHLSVTLAEEMNTPVVATNDVRFLAREDYWAHETRVAVGEGKALDDPRRENRYSEEQYLKSPEEMAELFADIPEALENSVMIAARCNVELRLGEYFLPEYEIPEGMTLDEFFRQVSHDGLTKRLDKLFPAACHPRESEDWQSTEKLYRERLDFELNIILQMGFPGYFLIVMDFIQWAKDNDVPVGPGRGSGAGSLVAYALQITDLDPLEYDLLFERFLNPERVSMPDFDVDFCMEKRDSVIDYVASRYGRDAVSQIVTFGTMAAKAVVRDVARAQGKPYSLGDKLSKLIPFEVGMTLTKAIDQEPALKEFLDSDEEAQEIWEMALQLEGITRGTGKHAGGVVIAPTKLTDFSPLLCDEHGNGLVVQFDKNDVEEAGLVKFDFLGLRTLTIIDWALEMVDKVRGAAGEAPLDITGIPLDDAPTFAMLKKAETTAVFQLESRGMKELIKRLLPDSLEDMIALVALFRPGPLQSGMVDDFINRKHGRAELAYPHPDYQHELLKPVLEPTYGIILYQEQVMQIAQVMAGYSLGQADLLRRAMGKKKPEEMAKQRAGFMEGCAENGIDKDLAGNLFDLVEKFAGYGFNKSHSAAYALVSYQTAWLKAHYPGPFMAAVLSTEMDNLDKVVPLIEECRHLGLTVTPPDVNMGGYKFSVDEEGRVVYGLGAIRGVGEGPIGAIVEARGADGPFEDLFDFCRRVDPRRLNKRTLEALIRSGALDSLGPSRAVLAAALEDALKAAAQNHANQSLGMLDMFGEAFVDTAEEDAYAEYRGAREWSDKQRLSGEKDTLGLYLTGHPIDEYEQELSRFVATRIADLKPSRESQRVAGLVVASRTMKSKRGDTMAFLTLDDRTGRIEASLFGEIYERLRGQLSEDQVLIVEGEVASDDYSGGLRLRGKEVTLMVEARARFAQAVELSLDGARANGGLIDSLRHSLASFQDSEGLPVRLRYRNARAAGWLELSEDWKVAPSDALLGALREVEGQDGVRLKYR; encoded by the coding sequence ATGTCTTTTGTGCATCTTCGCGTTCATACCGAGTATTCCCTGGTCGATGGCCTGGTGCGGCTCAAGCCGCTGGTCAAGCGAAGCGCGGCGCTCGGCCTGCCGGCTCTGGCGGTGACGGACGAGACCAACCTGTTCGGTCTGGTCAAGGCCTACAAGGCGGCTCAGGGGACGGGTCTCAAGCCGGTGATTGGCGCGGATTTCTGGCTCGACAATCCCGGCGACGAGGGCCGCCCTTACCGGCTGACCCTTCTGGCCATGGACAATCAGGGCTATCGCAACCTCACGGAACTGATTTCCCGCTGCTGGATGGAAGGCCAGCGGCTGGGCCGGGCGCTGCTCAAGAAGGAATGGGTGTTCGCCCAGAGCGAGGGGCTGATCGCGCTTTCCGGGGGCCGGGAAGGGGAGATCGGTCGCCATCTGCTGACGGATCATCAGGCTCAGGCGCGAACCCTGCTCGAGGAATGGCGCGACCATTTCTCCGGACGTTTCTACCTGGAACTGATCCGCACCGGACGACCGGAGGAAGAGGACTGCCTGCATCTTAGCGTCACCCTGGCGGAAGAGATGAATACCCCGGTGGTGGCCACCAACGACGTGCGCTTTCTTGCACGGGAAGACTACTGGGCCCACGAGACCCGGGTCGCCGTCGGCGAAGGCAAGGCCCTGGACGATCCTAGGCGGGAGAACCGCTACAGCGAAGAGCAGTACCTGAAAAGCCCGGAGGAAATGGCGGAGCTGTTCGCGGACATTCCCGAAGCGCTGGAAAACAGCGTGATGATCGCCGCCCGTTGCAACGTCGAGCTGCGCCTGGGGGAATACTTCCTGCCGGAGTATGAAATCCCCGAGGGCATGACCCTGGACGAGTTCTTCCGCCAGGTGTCTCACGACGGCCTGACAAAGCGTCTGGACAAGCTGTTTCCCGCCGCGTGCCATCCCCGGGAGAGCGAGGACTGGCAGTCCACGGAAAAGCTCTATCGGGAGCGCCTGGATTTCGAGCTGAACATCATCCTGCAGATGGGCTTTCCCGGCTACTTCCTGATCGTCATGGACTTCATTCAGTGGGCCAAGGACAACGACGTGCCGGTGGGGCCGGGGCGCGGCTCCGGCGCCGGGTCGCTGGTGGCCTACGCGCTGCAGATCACGGATCTCGACCCTTTGGAATACGATCTGCTCTTCGAGCGCTTCCTCAATCCGGAGCGAGTGTCCATGCCGGACTTCGATGTGGACTTCTGCATGGAGAAGCGCGACAGCGTCATCGATTACGTGGCCAGCCGCTACGGTCGCGACGCGGTTTCCCAGATCGTCACCTTCGGCACCATGGCCGCCAAGGCGGTGGTGCGGGACGTGGCCCGGGCCCAGGGCAAGCCCTATTCCCTGGGGGACAAGCTCTCCAAGCTGATTCCCTTCGAGGTGGGCATGACGCTCACCAAGGCTATCGACCAAGAGCCGGCGCTCAAGGAATTTCTCGATTCCGACGAAGAGGCTCAGGAAATCTGGGAGATGGCCCTGCAGCTCGAAGGCATCACCCGAGGCACCGGCAAGCACGCCGGCGGCGTGGTGATCGCCCCTACCAAGCTCACGGATTTCTCGCCGCTGCTTTGCGATGAGCACGGCAACGGTCTGGTGGTGCAGTTCGACAAGAATGACGTGGAAGAGGCCGGCCTGGTCAAGTTCGACTTCCTGGGGCTGCGTACTCTGACCATCATCGACTGGGCCCTGGAGATGGTCGACAAGGTGCGGGGGGCGGCGGGAGAAGCGCCCCTGGATATCACCGGCATTCCCCTGGACGACGCCCCCACCTTCGCCATGCTCAAGAAGGCGGAGACCACCGCGGTGTTCCAGCTGGAATCCCGGGGCATGAAGGAGTTGATCAAGCGCCTGCTGCCGGATTCCCTGGAGGACATGATCGCCCTGGTGGCGCTGTTTCGCCCGGGACCGCTGCAGTCCGGCATGGTGGACGACTTCATCAACCGCAAGCACGGCCGTGCGGAACTGGCCTATCCCCACCCGGACTATCAGCACGAGCTGTTGAAGCCGGTGCTCGAGCCCACCTACGGCATCATCCTGTATCAGGAGCAGGTGATGCAGATCGCCCAGGTGATGGCGGGCTACAGCCTGGGCCAGGCGGATCTGCTGCGCCGGGCCATGGGCAAGAAGAAGCCGGAGGAGATGGCCAAGCAGCGCGCTGGCTTCATGGAAGGCTGCGCCGAAAACGGCATCGACAAGGATCTGGCGGGGAACCTCTTCGATCTGGTGGAGAAGTTTGCCGGCTACGGCTTCAACAAGTCCCACTCCGCCGCCTATGCCCTGGTCTCCTATCAAACCGCCTGGCTGAAAGCCCATTATCCCGGGCCTTTCATGGCGGCGGTGCTGTCCACGGAGATGGACAATCTGGACAAGGTGGTGCCCTTGATCGAGGAGTGCCGCCACCTGGGGCTGACGGTGACGCCGCCGGACGTCAACATGGGCGGCTACAAGTTCAGCGTCGACGAGGAGGGTCGGGTCGTCTACGGCCTGGGGGCGATTCGCGGGGTGGGGGAAGGCCCCATCGGCGCCATCGTCGAGGCCCGCGGCGCGGACGGCCCCTTCGAGGACCTGTTCGATTTCTGTCGCCGGGTCGATCCGCGCCGGCTCAACAAGCGCACCCTGGAAGCCCTGATTCGCTCCGGTGCCCTGGACAGCCTGGGGCCGAGCCGCGCGGTGCTGGCGGCGGCGCTGGAGGATGCCTTGAAGGCGGCGGCCCAGAATCACGCCAACCAGAGCCTGGGCATGCTGGACATGTTCGGCGAGGCCTTCGTCGATACCGCCGAGGAGGACGCCTACGCGGAGTATCGCGGCGCTCGCGAGTGGTCGGACAAGCAGCGCCTATCCGGGGAGAAAGATACCCTGGGGCTCTATCTCACCGGCCATCCCATCGACGAGTACGAACAGGAACTCTCGCGCTTCGTCGCCACCCGCATCGCGGATCTCAAGCCGTCTCGGGAATCCCAGCGAGTGGCGGGGCTGGTGGTGGCGAGCCGCACCATGAAGTCCAAGCGCGGCGACACCATGGCTTTTCTCACCCTGGACGACCGCACCGGGCGTATCGAGGCGTCCCTGTTCGGCGAGATCTACGAACGGCTTCGCGGACAGCTTTCCGAAGATCAGGTGCTGATCGTCGAGGGGGAGGTGGCAAGCGACGACTATTCCGGCGGCCTGCGGCTGCGAGGCAAGGAGGTCACCCTGATGGTCGAGGCCCGAGCAAGATTCGCCCAGGCGGTGGAACTCAGCCTGGACGGCGCCCGGGCCAACGGCGGCCTGATCGACAGCCTGCGCCACAGCCTCGCTTCCTTTCAGGACAGCGAAGGACTGCCGGTGCGGCTCAGGTATCGCAACGCTCGGGCCGCGGGCTGGCTCGAGCTTTCCGAGGATTGGAAGGTGGCCCCCAGCGACGCCCTGCTCGGTGCGCTCAGGGAAGTGGAAGGACAGGACGGCGTGAGACTCAAGTACCGCTAG
- the lpxA gene encoding acyl-ACP--UDP-N-acetylglucosamine O-acyltransferase — protein sequence MIHPTAIVDPKAHLDEDVEVGPFTVIGPGVTIRRGSRIGPHVVVKGPCVLGERTRIFQFASVGEDCQDKKYAGEPTRLELGDDNVIRECVTLHRGTVQDRGVTTIGSRNLFMAYAHVGHDCVIGDDCILANQVTLAGHVKLGDSVVLGGLSAIHQFCHFGEHAMAGGGSIITKDTPAYVIINGNPAKPYGLNLVGLKRRGFSSEAINALGECYKLVYRKGLTVEQALSVIDSRFNLPETRTFAESIRVSTRGILR from the coding sequence TTGATTCATCCCACAGCCATCGTCGACCCCAAGGCTCACCTGGACGAAGACGTGGAGGTGGGGCCCTTCACGGTCATCGGACCGGGCGTCACGATACGCCGTGGCAGTCGTATCGGCCCCCACGTAGTCGTTAAAGGGCCTTGCGTGCTTGGCGAACGCACTCGCATCTTTCAATTCGCCTCCGTGGGGGAGGACTGTCAGGACAAGAAGTACGCCGGCGAGCCGACCCGTCTGGAACTCGGTGACGACAACGTGATTCGCGAATGCGTTACCCTGCATCGCGGTACCGTGCAGGATCGCGGCGTCACCACCATCGGCAGTCGCAACCTGTTCATGGCCTACGCGCACGTGGGTCACGACTGCGTGATCGGCGACGACTGTATTCTCGCCAACCAGGTCACCCTGGCGGGACACGTCAAGCTCGGCGATTCCGTGGTGCTCGGTGGCCTTTCGGCGATCCACCAGTTCTGTCACTTCGGCGAGCACGCCATGGCCGGCGGCGGCTCGATCATCACCAAGGATACCCCCGCCTATGTGATCATCAACGGCAATCCGGCCAAACCTTATGGACTCAACCTTGTGGGACTCAAGCGACGCGGGTTTTCCAGCGAGGCGATCAACGCCCTCGGCGAATGCTACAAGCTGGTCTATCGCAAGGGCTTGACCGTGGAACAGGCCTTGAGCGTCATCGACAGCCGTTTCAACCTGCCGGAAACCCGAACCTTCGCCGAATCCATCCGCGTATCGACCCGCGGGATTCTTCGCTAA
- the lpxB gene encoding lipid-A-disaccharide synthase produces MRALKALGRPILFRGIGGAHMQAEGFDSRYPLETLSVMGLVEVLKHLPKLIKVRRELIRDALAWQPDIMLGIDAPDFNLGLERRLREAGVTTAHYVSPSVWAWRQGRVKGIARSVDAMLTFLPFEAAFYRRHQVPVAFVGHPTADELPLENDRLGARKALGLSENAPLLAVLPGSRGSEIRFLGPTFLEAVGLLAERTADLEVVIPAATSQRRQELDALLKAFPDLEPRVTVLDGQAREAMIASDLVLLTSGTAALEAMLCHRPMLVAYKMAPATHWLARRLVKTEWISLPNLIARETLVPELIQDAASPQAIADELAALLEDESARSALETRFAEMHAGLQRGASRRAAEAIMALIEGRELPPSVDAEAIFDDTAQQGSRGSAP; encoded by the coding sequence ATGCGCGCGCTGAAGGCGCTGGGCCGGCCGATACTGTTTCGCGGCATCGGCGGCGCCCATATGCAGGCGGAAGGGTTCGACAGCCGCTATCCGCTGGAGACGCTTTCGGTGATGGGCCTGGTGGAAGTGCTCAAGCACCTGCCGAAACTCATCAAGGTGCGCCGGGAGCTGATCCGGGACGCCCTGGCCTGGCAGCCGGACATCATGCTCGGTATCGATGCGCCGGATTTCAATCTGGGCCTGGAGCGGCGGCTTCGCGAGGCGGGGGTGACCACCGCCCACTATGTCAGTCCTTCCGTCTGGGCCTGGCGCCAGGGCCGAGTCAAGGGAATCGCCCGCTCCGTGGACGCCATGCTGACCTTCCTGCCCTTCGAGGCTGCCTTCTATCGGCGTCACCAAGTGCCGGTCGCCTTCGTCGGCCATCCCACCGCGGATGAGCTGCCGCTGGAAAATGATCGTCTGGGAGCTCGCAAAGCCCTAGGGCTCTCGGAGAACGCGCCGCTTCTGGCGGTGCTGCCCGGCTCCCGAGGGAGCGAGATTCGCTTTCTCGGCCCGACCTTTCTCGAGGCGGTGGGCCTCCTGGCGGAGCGAACTGCCGATCTCGAGGTGGTGATTCCCGCGGCGACCTCCCAGCGTCGTCAGGAACTCGATGCCTTGTTGAAAGCATTTCCCGATCTCGAGCCACGGGTCACGGTGCTCGACGGTCAGGCCCGAGAAGCCATGATCGCCAGCGATCTGGTGCTGCTGACCTCCGGCACCGCTGCCTTGGAAGCCATGCTGTGTCATCGCCCCATGCTGGTGGCCTACAAGATGGCACCGGCCACTCATTGGTTGGCTCGGCGGCTGGTCAAGACCGAGTGGATTTCCCTGCCCAACCTGATCGCCCGGGAAACCCTGGTGCCGGAGCTGATCCAGGACGCCGCCAGCCCTCAGGCCATCGCCGACGAACTGGCGGCCCTGCTGGAAGACGAAAGCGCACGCAGCGCTCTGGAAACGCGCTTTGCCGAGATGCACGCCGGGCTGCAGCGAGGAGCAAGCCGTCGGGCCGCGGAGGCCATCATGGCCTTGATCGAGGGACGTGAGCTTCCGCCAAGCGTCGATGCAGAAGCGATTTTCGACGATACGGCTCAGCAAGGCTCGCGAGGCAGCGCGCCGTGA
- the bamA gene encoding outer membrane protein assembly factor BamA produces MKLKTLGLAALLLSGAQAALADSFTVSDIRVEGLQRVSAASVFNAFPISANQQVNDQELAQASRSLFATGLFDDIQLARDGNVLVIQVEERPFITDIEITGNSQIEEEQLRNGLKEAGLAEGQALERSTLDEIERELEQVYQAQGRYSARIDTSVEEIDEGRVRVKIDINEGAVAKIRQINIVGNQDYDDDTLRDLFELEDSPGFFFGWFSDDEYSRERLAGDLERLRSWYLDRGYVNFNITSTQVSISPDKSRIFVTVNIEEGRQYRLDGIHFAGDLKIPESEARKLVEAKPGEIFSRSDITASSEALRSRLGAEGFAFANVEGVPEVSPGGDTVDVTFRIDPGKRAYVRRINFVGNTTTEDEVLRREMIQMESAPASTEQISQSRQRLERLGFFRQVDVETRPVPGEPDQLDVTYNVEEQPSGSIKASVGYSQSAGVIYGASLAQDNFLGTGNRVNVGAQRSDTFTSVNFGFTDPYWTLSGISRGYNLYYRETDYEDSDISTYSTDAYGAGINFGYPINELSRLNFGVSAEDLSISTYSDTNSEIVRYVEDEGEDAQSLKLSASWTRNALNRGIMPTAGSYQRLSLETAVPGSDAEYYKLRYKGQKLFELSDTWSLKFGTSLGYADVLGSNDPYPFYENFFAGGLGSVRGFTANTLGPATTERGRGDDRTLGGNVLVEGTAEVIFPTPFIEDQRSVQTSLFLDAGNTFLTDCYDVLEGDGPSECESGVEIGDLRYSVGLGVSWLTPVGPLTFSVAEPLNDESEDDTQVFQFSLGQTF; encoded by the coding sequence ATGAAACTCAAGACTCTAGGACTGGCGGCGCTGCTGCTTTCCGGCGCCCAGGCGGCGCTGGCGGATTCTTTCACCGTCTCCGATATCCGAGTGGAAGGGCTGCAGCGGGTTTCCGCTGCCTCCGTCTTCAATGCGTTTCCGATCAGCGCCAATCAGCAGGTGAACGACCAGGAACTGGCGCAGGCGTCCAGGTCGCTGTTTGCCACGGGTCTGTTCGACGATATTCAGCTTGCCCGGGACGGCAACGTGCTGGTCATCCAGGTAGAGGAACGTCCCTTCATCACGGATATCGAGATCACCGGCAACTCCCAGATCGAGGAGGAGCAGCTGCGCAATGGCCTCAAGGAAGCCGGACTCGCGGAAGGTCAGGCCTTGGAGCGCTCCACCCTGGATGAGATCGAGCGTGAGCTCGAACAGGTCTATCAGGCTCAGGGCCGCTACAGCGCGCGGATCGATACCAGCGTCGAGGAAATCGACGAAGGCCGGGTGCGGGTCAAGATCGACATCAACGAAGGGGCGGTGGCGAAGATTCGTCAGATCAATATCGTCGGCAACCAGGACTACGACGATGACACCCTGCGGGATCTCTTCGAGCTGGAAGACAGCCCGGGGTTTTTCTTCGGCTGGTTCAGCGACGACGAATACTCCCGGGAGCGTCTGGCCGGGGATCTTGAGCGGCTGCGCTCCTGGTATCTCGACCGGGGCTACGTGAATTTCAATATCACCTCGACTCAGGTATCCATCAGCCCGGACAAGTCGCGCATCTTCGTGACCGTCAATATCGAGGAAGGCCGGCAGTACCGTCTGGACGGCATTCACTTTGCGGGCGATCTGAAGATTCCTGAATCCGAGGCGCGCAAGCTGGTCGAGGCGAAGCCGGGAGAAATCTTTTCTCGCAGCGACATCACCGCTTCCTCGGAAGCGCTGCGCTCGCGGCTGGGGGCGGAAGGGTTCGCCTTCGCCAACGTGGAGGGCGTACCTGAAGTCTCTCCCGGCGGCGATACCGTGGACGTTACCTTCCGCATCGATCCCGGCAAGCGGGCCTACGTGCGGCGCATCAATTTCGTCGGCAACACCACCACGGAAGACGAGGTGCTGCGCCGGGAAATGATCCAGATGGAAAGCGCCCCCGCCTCAACGGAACAGATCAGCCAGTCCCGCCAGCGTCTGGAGCGTCTTGGCTTTTTCAGGCAGGTCGATGTGGAAACCCGCCCGGTGCCCGGCGAACCGGATCAACTGGATGTGACCTACAACGTCGAGGAACAGCCCTCCGGTTCGATCAAGGCAAGCGTCGGCTATTCCCAGAGCGCCGGGGTCATCTATGGTGCTTCTCTGGCCCAGGACAACTTCCTGGGAACCGGCAATCGAGTCAATGTCGGCGCCCAGCGCAGCGACACTTTCACCAGCGTCAACTTCGGTTTCACCGATCCCTACTGGACCTTGAGCGGCATCTCCCGGGGTTACAACCTCTACTATCGGGAAACCGATTACGAGGACTCGGATATCTCCACCTACTCCACGGACGCTTATGGCGCCGGTATCAATTTCGGCTATCCGATCAACGAACTTTCACGGCTCAACTTCGGCGTCAGCGCGGAAGACCTGTCCATCTCCACCTACAGCGACACCAACTCGGAAATCGTGCGTTACGTGGAAGATGAAGGCGAAGACGCCCAGAGCCTCAAGCTCAGCGCCAGCTGGACCCGCAACGCCCTGAATCGCGGTATCATGCCCACCGCCGGCAGCTATCAGCGCCTGTCTCTGGAAACCGCGGTGCCCGGCAGCGACGCGGAATACTACAAGCTGCGTTACAAGGGGCAGAAACTCTTCGAACTGAGCGACACCTGGTCCCTCAAGTTCGGCACGAGCCTGGGCTACGCGGATGTGCTGGGTAGCAACGATCCCTATCCTTTCTACGAAAACTTCTTCGCCGGGGGACTGGGTTCCGTGCGTGGCTTTACCGCCAACACCCTAGGCCCGGCGACCACCGAGCGCGGTCGAGGCGACGATCGTACCCTGGGGGGCAACGTGCTGGTGGAAGGCACTGCGGAAGTGATCTTCCCGACGCCGTTCATCGAGGATCAGCGTTCCGTGCAGACCAGTCTGTTCCTGGATGCGGGTAACACCTTCCTGACGGACTGCTACGACGTGCTGGAAGGCGACGGCCCCTCCGAGTGCGAGTCGGGTGTGGAGATTGGCGATCTGCGCTACAGTGTCGGCCTGGGCGTTTCCTGGCTGACGCCGGTGGGACCGCTGACCTTCAGCGTCGCCGAACCGTTGAACGATGAAAGCGAGGACGATACTCAGGTCTTCCAGTTCTCCCTGGGTCAGACTTTCTAG
- the lpxD gene encoding UDP-3-O-(3-hydroxymyristoyl)glucosamine N-acyltransferase, giving the protein MNNNDISYTLQALAEHLDARLIGDGARQVRALATLGDAGPDDIAFLANRAYLKYLPGTRAGAVLLHPSHADECPVACLTLDNPYLGYARLSRLFDPLAARFEAGVHESAIVSPSARIGENVQIGPQAVIEAGVVIERDVVVGPGCVVGADSVIGEGSRLHANATVAHGVMIGKRTILHSGCVIGGDGFGFAHDGSRWHKIAQLGGVVLGDDVEVGSCSSIDRGALGDTLIGNDVKIDSQVQIAHNVQIGDHSALAGCVGIAGSTRVGRHCMLGGGVGLSGHLTLCDGVQVTGMSLVSHSIHEPGVYSSGAGGTMPNSQWRKNAVRFKQLDALAKRLSRLEKRRDEKPDVERQRDEKYKDDS; this is encoded by the coding sequence ATGAATAATAATGACATCTCTTACACGCTTCAGGCCCTCGCCGAGCATCTGGATGCCCGGCTGATCGGCGACGGTGCCCGGCAGGTCCGCGCCTTGGCGACCCTCGGTGACGCGGGGCCTGACGATATCGCCTTCCTGGCCAATCGCGCCTATCTCAAGTATCTGCCCGGTACCCGGGCCGGCGCCGTTCTGCTGCACCCCAGTCACGCGGACGAGTGCCCCGTTGCCTGTCTGACCCTGGACAATCCCTATCTGGGCTATGCCCGGCTCTCGCGGTTGTTCGATCCCCTGGCTGCCCGCTTCGAGGCCGGCGTGCACGAAAGCGCCATCGTTTCTCCGAGCGCCAGGATTGGGGAAAACGTGCAGATCGGCCCCCAGGCGGTGATCGAGGCGGGCGTCGTGATCGAACGGGACGTGGTCGTCGGTCCTGGCTGCGTGGTGGGCGCGGATAGCGTGATCGGCGAGGGGTCACGCCTGCACGCCAACGCCACCGTGGCTCACGGGGTGATGATCGGCAAGCGCACCATTCTGCACAGCGGCTGCGTGATCGGCGGCGACGGTTTCGGCTTCGCCCACGATGGCAGCCGCTGGCACAAGATTGCCCAGCTCGGCGGCGTGGTGCTGGGGGACGACGTGGAGGTCGGCAGCTGCTCGAGCATCGATCGCGGGGCGCTGGGAGATACGCTGATCGGCAATGACGTCAAGATCGACAGCCAGGTGCAGATCGCCCATAACGTCCAGATCGGCGATCACAGCGCCTTGGCGGGCTGTGTGGGCATCGCCGGATCCACCCGAGTGGGCCGCCACTGCATGCTGGGCGGCGGGGTGGGGCTTTCCGGTCATCTGACCCTCTGCGACGGGGTGCAGGTCACCGGCATGAGTCTGGTGAGCCATTCGATCCACGAGCCCGGCGTCTATTCCTCCGGCGCCGGCGGCACCATGCCCAACAGTCAGTGGCGCAAGAACGCCGTGCGCTTCAAGCAGCTCGATGCCCTCGCCAAGCGCCTGTCGCGTCTCGAAAAACGTAGGGACGAGAAACCTGACGTCGAAAGGCAGCGCGACGAGAAATACAAGGACGATAGTTGA
- a CDS encoding OmpH family outer membrane protein, with product MRKLTGALFFVCLLGSLGAQAAEVAVLDWRKALLDTQAAQRSMNQLKNQIAGQQQEAEALGKELQSLQERLQRDGATMSDAQRQSAQQEFQTKGQRFQQLRQQIAEARMRSEKTFLDQAQPKLERAVDQVIERHDIEVLADREGVIHTDIELLDVTEEVTEILNSLN from the coding sequence ATGCGCAAGTTGACCGGAGCTCTTTTTTTCGTCTGTTTGCTGGGGAGCCTTGGAGCACAGGCGGCGGAAGTGGCGGTACTGGATTGGCGCAAGGCGCTGCTGGATACCCAGGCGGCCCAGCGGTCGATGAATCAGCTCAAGAACCAGATCGCCGGCCAGCAGCAGGAAGCCGAGGCTCTGGGCAAGGAGTTGCAGTCGCTTCAGGAGCGGCTGCAGCGCGACGGCGCGACCATGTCCGACGCTCAGCGTCAATCCGCCCAGCAGGAATTTCAAACGAAAGGTCAGCGTTTCCAGCAGCTTCGCCAGCAGATCGCCGAAGCGCGCATGCGCTCGGAAAAGACTTTTCTCGATCAGGCTCAGCCCAAACTCGAGCGGGCGGTGGATCAGGTGATCGAACGCCACGACATCGAGGTGCTGGCGGATCGAGAGGGCGTGATTCATACGGACATCGAGCTGCTCGACGTGACCGAGGAGGTCACCGAGATTCTCAACTCGCTCAACTGA
- the fabZ gene encoding 3-hydroxyacyl-ACP dehydratase FabZ, which produces MVMDINQIREYLPHRYPFLLVDRVLELDLGERIVAYKNVSINEPFFNGHFPHHPIMPGVLVVEALAQACGILGFKTVDKRPADGYVYYLVGSDNVRFKRPVMPGDQLLLEANVMREKRGIWKFDCKATIDGEIACAAEIICAERKVA; this is translated from the coding sequence ATGGTAATGGACATCAATCAAATCCGAGAGTATCTGCCCCACCGCTATCCGTTCCTGCTGGTGGATCGGGTGCTGGAGCTGGACCTGGGGGAGCGCATCGTCGCCTACAAGAACGTCAGCATCAACGAGCCGTTCTTCAATGGCCATTTCCCGCACCATCCGATCATGCCCGGGGTGCTGGTGGTGGAAGCTCTCGCTCAGGCCTGCGGTATCCTCGGCTTCAAGACCGTCGACAAGCGCCCGGCGGACGGCTATGTCTATTACCTGGTGGGCAGTGACAACGTGCGTTTCAAGCGCCCGGTCATGCCCGGCGATCAACTGCTTCTGGAAGCCAACGTGATGCGCGAGAAACGCGGCATCTGGAAGTTCGACTGCAAGGCGACGATAGACGGTGAGATCGCTTGCGCGGCGGAAATCATCTGTGCCGAGAGGAAGGTCGCTTGA
- the rnhB gene encoding ribonuclease HII produces MNHPPLLIDYSGPFLAGVDEVGRGPLVGAVVAAAVILDPNNPIEGLKDSKALSAEHRERLDSEIRRHALAFAIAEASALEVDELNIYHATHLAMRRAVDALAPQAEYLLVDGNRLPGHHLPGQAVVKGDARHPAIAAASILAKVARDCQMVALDARHPEYGFARHKGYPTAQHLAALERLGPLAEHRRSFAPVRACL; encoded by the coding sequence ATGAACCATCCGCCGTTACTCATCGATTACTCAGGACCATTCCTGGCCGGCGTCGACGAGGTGGGCCGCGGGCCCTTGGTAGGCGCGGTGGTGGCCGCGGCGGTAATTCTCGACCCGAATAACCCCATCGAAGGACTCAAGGATTCCAAGGCGCTGAGCGCCGAGCACCGGGAGCGGCTTGATAGCGAGATTCGCCGTCATGCCCTGGCCTTCGCCATCGCCGAGGCCTCGGCCCTGGAAGTCGACGAACTCAATATCTATCATGCCACCCACCTGGCCATGCGTCGGGCGGTGGATGCCTTGGCGCCCCAGGCGGAATATCTGCTGGTGGACGGCAACCGGCTGCCGGGTCATCATCTTCCCGGTCAGGCGGTGGTCAAGGGGGATGCCCGACATCCGGCCATCGCCGCGGCGTCGATCCTGGCCAAGGTGGCCCGGGACTGCCAGATGGTCGCCCTGGACGCTCGACACCCTGAGTACGGCTTCGCTCGTCACAAGGGTTATCCCACCGCGCAGCATCTGGCCGCTCTTGAACGCCTGGGGCCATTGGCGGAACATCGCAGGAGCTTCGCCCCTGTAAGAGCATGCTTGTGA